From Pseudomonadota bacterium:
GGGTGCAGGATAATCAAAGAATCAACCTGACCGGAACCGTCCCGTATGATCCCCTTGCCGAGAACAAATTTCTACCGGGGAATTTGTCCCTCCAAGGCCACATGGAAGTGGCGGATTTAAGCATCCTTGGTTTTGTGCCATTTCTGCATGACATCAGGGGCGGGCTATCCGGGAGCGTCAAACTTGCCGGCACCTGGGACAACCCTCTTGGCTCCCTGCAGATCAAGACTCAGCAATTCAGTGTGCCATCCTTATACGCGTACATGCCGGAAAAAACCATAAACCTTGAAATTGAAGCAACCCTTGCAGACCAGACACTGTCTGTTACCAGGCTACTGGCAGAATCGCCTTCTTTGTTCATCACCGGATCCGGCAAATGGTCTGAATTCCCGGCCCTTCCACAAGTAGTCAAGGGTGATCCGCAACTGGTTACCGGTAATCTCAAGGGACAGGGCAAGCTGAAGGTTTCCAATATGAGCTGGCTGGGGCAGAAAATTACCGGCATAAGAAGATTGGGCGGCCTCCTTGAAATTGATGGCTTTGTGGAAGGACCTGTTTCTGATCCGTCGATCTCCGGGGCCCTTACTATCACCAATGGCGAAATACGTCCGGACTATGCCGTTCCCTCCATCAGAAACTTCACTCTCCGCGCGGATATAAGTAAAAAATTTCTGACTATCAAGGAATGCCATGGCGAGGTGGGAGGGGCTCCTTTTATCGTTTCAGGTCAGATAGATAGTCCCTGGGGAGAAAACGCCGTAGCCGGCCTCGAACTCCAGGGGGACAACCTGCTTTTTTTCAGAAACGATGGAATCAAACTGCGAGGGGACACGGAGATCAAGGTGTCTGGACCCATCGATCAGTTGCAGATAACCGGCATCCTGAAGATCACCGATGGAAAATTCACCAGAAATTTCGACTTTCTTGGAATCCTCAAAGAGCCGGGGAAATCCGAGGGAAATGGCAGGATCTTTGATTTTTCCTTTCTCGATCCGCCGCTGAACAAGGCTTATTTCAATCTTGACATACAATCCAAAAAACCTTTCCTGATAAAAAACAACCTGGCTAAGGGATCATTACGTCCTGAAATGAAAATTGTCGGGTATGGAGACCTGTTAACCCTGAGAGGGTATCTCTATCTGGATCTGATAAAAATAAAACTTCCTGCAGGAAATTTTTTCATCAAATCAGGAATTGTCCATTTCCCTGATAACGACCCGGACCGACCCACCCTTAAAATAAACGGCTCATCACAATTGCTCGGTTACGATATCTCCGTAGCCATTCAGGGTTATTATGATGAACCGGAAATAACCCTCTCTTCGTCCCCTCCTCTTCCCAATGATGAGCTTTTACTGTTGCTCCTGGCCGGCAAGACGCCAAAATCAGAATCCATGGCCGGGGGGATCACACAAAGCGGCATGAATGTTGCGGTATACCTGGGCCGGGATCTGCTGGAAAAGTGGTTCAGCGACCAGTCAACGGAGAATGACGAATCCCTGCTGGACAGATTTGAGATTGAAATAGGCAAACGGGTAACACGCAGCGGTGATGAGACAATCAATTCGCAATTTCTTATCACTGATAACTTTATAAAAAAAGGAAACGCCTTGTACCTGAGCACTGAAAGGGATGTTTTTGATGATTTTAATGCCGGCCTGAAACTCATGTTTAAATTCAAATAAGAATCTTAACTCATGGTACATATCAAAATATTCTGCATATTATTTACAATAATCCTCTCAGGCAGTTATCTCGTGCATGATGCTTATGCCGCCGATTCTGGCACGGAGGAAGAGGAAACCGGCGAAAGCCAACCCATAGCACCATCATTCACGATACTCTTTAAAGGCAACAAGGCCATCGGCAACCGAAAATTGCGCGAAGCAGCAATCGATGAACTCATAGAACTGGAAAAATCTCCGGATAATAAGTGGCTGGTTGACGATGCCGCTTTCCAGATGGAGCTGGCCTACCGTCAGCGGGGCTTCGCCTCGGCCACTGTCGATTATGAAATTGCCGCAAACAATCAAAAACCGCAGATAACCTTCACGGTCAACGAAGGCCCCTCTATTGTCGTAAAGAATATCCTCTTTACCGGCAATACTTCCTTTGATGCAAAAAAGCTGTTTTCCCTCTTTGCAAACGGCAACGGCCGGCAGATGCAATCCGGCAAGACCTCCTATGTGGAGTCAAATATCCAGGGAGGGATCTCCAGAATCAGGGATTTCTACCTGCAGGAAGGCTATCTGAATATAAAAATCGACAAACCCGAATATACCTTTTCAGACCAGCGCCGCCTGGTTACTGTAACCATCAATATTGTCGAAGGGCTCAAATCAATAATCACCGCAGTTGTATTTTCCGGGGACATTATAGAAGAGGCAAATAACAGCTTTCCGACAATATCCGGGGCCATAACCGGCAAGCCCTACACCAAACGCCAGAAATTATTTCTCAAAACCCGCCTTGAGGAATTTTACGGCAACCTTGGCTACCCGGACGTGGAGATTGGCGTGCGGGCAACAACCTCGGAAATTCCCGGCGGCTTTATTCTTGAGGCAAACATTTCAAGCGGCCCCCGGGTAACAATCGCCGACATTACGATTTCCGGCAACGAAAAGACAAAATCTTCATTTATTGCAAATCGTCTGCCCCTGAACCCAGGCGACCTGTACAATTTCCAGAAAACACAACAGGCCTTTAACTCCCTGTATCAAACCGGGCTGTTTTCGAAAATTGATATATCTCTTGATAAGGAACCCCAAAACCAGCGAAATCTTGAAGTCAGAGTCTGGGAAGAGCCTTCCAAGGAACTTTATTACGAACTGGGCTGGGGTTCGTATGAGCTGTTGCGCACAGGGGTGGGTTTTCGAGAAAAGAACCTGTTTGGCACCGGACGGTTGTTCAAGACTGAAGCAAACCTTTCCCTCAAGGGCTCCAACCTGAGTGTAAACGTCACCGACCCTTGGTTTTTCAACACCTCGATCATAGCAGACTTTCCGGTCTCTTATCGAAAAAGAGAAGAACCGTCCTTTACCAGTGAAGAAGTTGAGGCCTCAATTATTTTCACTAAGAAATTCACCAGCGCCTTCTCTCTTTCCCTGGGAGAAAGTTACAGGAAAACGGCGATCACCGACATCGATGAATATTCAGCTTCTGAAGCCATGGACAGCAATTACAACATCTTAACCAACAGGATACAGACGCTCTTTGATGACCGAAACGATTTGTTTTATCCATCTTCCGGAACGCGTCATTTCCTTACTCTTGAAAATTCCGATCATTCCCTTGGCAGCGATATCTCTTTTTCCCGCGTAACCACGGGATTCCGTAAATTTGTTAAATTAGGCCCCTCTGCAGTTTTAGCCTTCAGATACAAAACCGGGCTCATACTTCCAGGTGGAGGCCAGACCACCATTCCCCTGGCTGAAAGATTTTTTAATGGCGGGGAAAATACTGTCCGGAGTTTTATGGAATCAAGCCTCGGCCCCCAGGATATATCCGGCGAACCTGTCGGCGGCATGGGGATGAATGTTATCAATCTTGAATTCCGCCAGCACCTGAAAGATAATTTCTCAGCTGTTCTTTTTGCTGACTTTGGAAATCTGTCACCAAACAAATCACGTTCGGAACAGGGGCAGACCGGTTATAATGACCGGTCTGAATTAATCAATGACACCCTGAATGATTTTTTCTCGGATTTCAGGAGCGCGGTTGGCTGCGGCATCCACTATCTCTTGCCTTTCGGACCGGCACGTCTCGAGGTGGCCTTTAATCCCGACCGCGATGAGAGCCGTGGCGAAAGACAATATGCGGCGCATTTCAGTATCGGCATGTCTTTTTAGGACTATAGGGAATGAGCCATTGACAACCATCTCTTGATAATGATGAAATAACCATTATCTTTTTTATGCTGGCACACCTTCTCAGGAATAAGCGTTTGCATGGAAACCTTTTATCATAATCTAATGCTTGACTGGGACCATCTTCTCAGAATCCTGCCGCGCCTTCTCGGGGCGCTCATTATTTTATTGGCCTGTCTGCTTATCGGCCGTCTTGTTTCCCGGGGGATCCTCAACCTTCTTGAACATGCCGAACTTTCCAAGACTCACCGATCTTTTTTCAGTAAACTCATTGTCTGGGGCTTCGGTATTCTCGGCATCATGCCGACATTAAATGTCCTCGGATTAAAAAATATTACCATGAGTCTGCTTGCCGGCGGCGGAATCACTGCGGTTGTTCTGGGTTTCGCCTTCCGGGGAATCGGCGAAAACCTTCTGGCCGGATTTTTTCTGGCCTTCAGCCGGCCTTTTGAAATCGGCGATCTCATCCAGTCAGAGCAGCTATCTGGAGAAGTCAAGGCCATTGAATTAAGAAATACTCATATCCGCACCGATGACGGACGGGATATCTTCATCCCCAGTTCCCAGATTTTTAACAGCCCCCTGATAAATTTCACAAAGGACGGCCTGCGGCGCCTGTCGTTTACCATAGGTATCGATTATGCCGACAATGCCGCAGAGGCCCGTCGCCTTCTGCTCCAAGCCGTTGAGGAAATCCCGGAAATCCTCAAAAACCCGCCAACGCTGGTGGCATTGTCTTCTTTCTCGGCAACCTATGTTGAGCTTGAAGTCCTGTTCTGGATCGACACCTTTCAGCAGGGGCTTAATATGGTTCCAGCCAGAACCCTGGTGATGGAGCGCTGCCGGGCCACCCTGAAAGACCAGGGCTTTACGTTCAGCGCCGAGACAACCAGCAATATATGCCTTGACTTTAAAAATCCAATTGATATGCTCTGCCACAAAAACAGCATGAAAGGAGAATAAAAACCCATGCAACAGGTAAAACTCATATTAATCCTTGTTCTGGTCTCCCTGGGCCTCATCATTGTCCTGCAGAATACCCAACCGGTTGAAACGAAGATACTCTTTGCTTCAATCACCATGCCGCGAGCGGTCCTGCTCTTCGGCACCACAATCCTTGGCTTTGCGCTGGGCGTGCTGGTTTCCTTCATGATGGTCAAGCGTGACAGAAATGATACTGGACCGCATAAAACTGAATAGTTTCACCCCGTCTTTCCCATGATAGTTTGCATCTTTTTTTGATATTCTTTCTTTCCCTCAAAAGGACAAAATCATGAAAATAATATTCCGCCACTTTCTCTTTGTTTTGGTTTGTTGTGCTTTAACCTTCACCCCCGCCTGTAAAAGACATGACAAAGCCGGTTCTGCCGATTCCGGCCAAAAATCCACGAGATATCTGACCATTAAGGGCTCAGACACCATGG
This genomic window contains:
- a CDS encoding translocation/assembly module TamB yields the protein KIHSHLHSSDEISTLLSLEQLFFKDLDVDLEFSGPLNRPLITLQGTISEIGRTDAPFPLTGAFDLGYSDKGIIINKMSWWVQDNQRINLTGTVPYDPLAENKFLPGNLSLQGHMEVADLSILGFVPFLHDIRGGLSGSVKLAGTWDNPLGSLQIKTQQFSVPSLYAYMPEKTINLEIEATLADQTLSVTRLLAESPSLFITGSGKWSEFPALPQVVKGDPQLVTGNLKGQGKLKVSNMSWLGQKITGIRRLGGLLEIDGFVEGPVSDPSISGALTITNGEIRPDYAVPSIRNFTLRADISKKFLTIKECHGEVGGAPFIVSGQIDSPWGENAVAGLELQGDNLLFFRNDGIKLRGDTEIKVSGPIDQLQITGILKITDGKFTRNFDFLGILKEPGKSEGNGRIFDFSFLDPPLNKAYFNLDIQSKKPFLIKNNLAKGSLRPEMKIVGYGDLLTLRGYLYLDLIKIKLPAGNFFIKSGIVHFPDNDPDRPTLKINGSSQLLGYDISVAIQGYYDEPEITLSSSPPLPNDELLLLLLAGKTPKSESMAGGITQSGMNVAVYLGRDLLEKWFSDQSTENDESLLDRFEIEIGKRVTRSGDETINSQFLITDNFIKKGNALYLSTERDVFDDFNAGLKLMFKFK
- the bamA gene encoding outer membrane protein assembly factor BamA — translated: MVHIKIFCILFTIILSGSYLVHDAYAADSGTEEEETGESQPIAPSFTILFKGNKAIGNRKLREAAIDELIELEKSPDNKWLVDDAAFQMELAYRQRGFASATVDYEIAANNQKPQITFTVNEGPSIVVKNILFTGNTSFDAKKLFSLFANGNGRQMQSGKTSYVESNIQGGISRIRDFYLQEGYLNIKIDKPEYTFSDQRRLVTVTINIVEGLKSIITAVVFSGDIIEEANNSFPTISGAITGKPYTKRQKLFLKTRLEEFYGNLGYPDVEIGVRATTSEIPGGFILEANISSGPRVTIADITISGNEKTKSSFIANRLPLNPGDLYNFQKTQQAFNSLYQTGLFSKIDISLDKEPQNQRNLEVRVWEEPSKELYYELGWGSYELLRTGVGFREKNLFGTGRLFKTEANLSLKGSNLSVNVTDPWFFNTSIIADFPVSYRKREEPSFTSEEVEASIIFTKKFTSAFSLSLGESYRKTAITDIDEYSASEAMDSNYNILTNRIQTLFDDRNDLFYPSSGTRHFLTLENSDHSLGSDISFSRVTTGFRKFVKLGPSAVLAFRYKTGLILPGGGQTTIPLAERFFNGGENTVRSFMESSLGPQDISGEPVGGMGMNVINLEFRQHLKDNFSAVLFADFGNLSPNKSRSEQGQTGYNDRSELINDTLNDFFSDFRSAVGCGIHYLLPFGPARLEVAFNPDRDESRGERQYAAHFSIGMSF
- a CDS encoding mechanosensitive ion channel family protein; the protein is METFYHNLMLDWDHLLRILPRLLGALIILLACLLIGRLVSRGILNLLEHAELSKTHRSFFSKLIVWGFGILGIMPTLNVLGLKNITMSLLAGGGITAVVLGFAFRGIGENLLAGFFLAFSRPFEIGDLIQSEQLSGEVKAIELRNTHIRTDDGRDIFIPSSQIFNSPLINFTKDGLRRLSFTIGIDYADNAAEARRLLLQAVEEIPEILKNPPTLVALSSFSATYVELEVLFWIDTFQQGLNMVPARTLVMERCRATLKDQGFTFSAETTSNICLDFKNPIDMLCHKNSMKGE
- a CDS encoding LapA family protein, whose translation is MQQVKLILILVLVSLGLIIVLQNTQPVETKILFASITMPRAVLLFGTTILGFALGVLVSFMMVKRDRNDTGPHKTE